In Planctomicrobium piriforme, a genomic segment contains:
- a CDS encoding glycosyltransferase family 4 protein — MNVVHIITRLILGGAQENTLQTCINQHSLHGDQVTLITGPAIGPEGSLMDRASAAGFRIELEPSLVRSIHPWHDWQAYHRLVKVLRNIRPDIVHTHSSKAGILGRMAAKKLNLPVVHTIHGASFHYGQSAVAYRTYVALEKWAAGWTDHFISVADDMSHEYIAAGVAKPEKFTTVYSGFDVEPFLVPPRDPQVLRAELGLAPDDIVVGKIGRLFHLKGHEFVIQAAARIVAANPRVKFLFVGDGILRSQYEQQIADLGLNKHFVFAGLVPPTRIPELMAAMDIVVHTSQWEGLARVLPQALIAGCPVISYDVGGAREVVVNCETGYLLPRDSVDPLIAAIIDLANDPEKRRRYGEQGRARCRDQFRHQTMSRRIGEVYADVLNRRSSSGV; from the coding sequence GTGAATGTGGTTCACATTATTACCCGACTGATTCTGGGAGGCGCCCAGGAAAATACGCTGCAGACGTGCATCAATCAGCACAGTCTGCATGGGGATCAGGTGACGCTGATCACCGGTCCAGCGATCGGTCCGGAAGGAAGCCTGATGGACCGCGCGAGCGCGGCAGGCTTTCGCATCGAACTGGAACCGAGTCTGGTGCGCAGCATCCATCCCTGGCACGACTGGCAGGCCTATCACCGTCTGGTGAAAGTCCTCCGCAATATCAGGCCTGACATCGTGCATACGCACAGCTCCAAGGCCGGAATTCTCGGCCGCATGGCGGCGAAGAAGTTGAACCTGCCTGTGGTTCACACCATTCACGGCGCGTCGTTTCACTATGGGCAATCGGCCGTTGCGTATCGCACTTACGTCGCTTTGGAAAAATGGGCCGCCGGCTGGACCGATCACTTCATCAGCGTTGCCGACGACATGTCGCACGAGTACATCGCCGCAGGGGTCGCCAAGCCGGAAAAGTTCACGACCGTCTACAGCGGCTTTGATGTCGAACCGTTTCTTGTCCCGCCTCGCGATCCGCAAGTGTTGCGTGCGGAACTGGGGCTCGCTCCGGACGACATTGTGGTCGGAAAAATCGGCCGGCTCTTTCACCTGAAAGGACACGAGTTCGTGATTCAGGCGGCAGCCAGGATTGTGGCGGCGAATCCGCGCGTGAAGTTCCTGTTTGTCGGGGACGGCATTCTGCGGTCCCAGTACGAGCAACAGATCGCGGACCTGGGACTGAACAAGCATTTTGTGTTTGCCGGCCTGGTTCCACCGACGCGGATTCCCGAGTTGATGGCCGCGATGGACATTGTGGTCCATACCAGCCAGTGGGAGGGGCTGGCCCGAGTGCTGCCGCAGGCACTGATCGCCGGCTGCCCGGTCATTTCGTACGACGTGGGCGGAGCCCGAGAAGTGGTCGTCAACTGCGAAACCGGCTACCTGTTGCCGCGAGATTCGGTCGACCCGTTGATTGCCGCGATTATCGACCTGGCAAACGACCCGGAAAAACGCCGCCGCTACGGAGAACAAGGCCGTGCCCGCTGCCGGGACCAGTTCCGCCACCAGACGATGAGCCGCCGGATCGGCGAGGTCTACGCCGATGTCCTGAACCGCCGGTCAAGTTCGGGTGTCTGA
- a CDS encoding efflux RND transporter periplasmic adaptor subunit: MRRCLMAGVAASVVGTAGYFTLSRSPGHLVQAGTPARTASAETAVPPVVRSGPNELTLSSHVAEKMGLQTTPADMASHAIRLPSFQGVLALDHDRLSRVHARFGGEVVKIGHSTDGSDPPLRVGDQVQKGDLLAVIWSTDLGNKKSEFVDALTKLKSEEQLRDRLKLLHDEGAGPGRSYRDAERDVQTRMVEVANVERTLRTWRLTDSDIADIRGEAERLMKTETLSHDMEGWARLEVRAPMSGIILEKNIVVGDIVDATTDMFKIGQLSTLAVWAHVYEEDLPLLESLPRPVKWTVTLPSRPGSEYLGTLDKVGSVIDSAQHTALLTGSVENPDGALKVGQFVTVMMQLPPSENELELPTKAVVEDGRQSVVFIQVGDTETRFERRPVNVIRRFRDEIYVTADQAGLHPGERIVTSGALMLQNAMDQLPPPAVSTANTSLETEQHEVLNSENRHPG; the protein is encoded by the coding sequence GTGCGCCGGTGCCTGATGGCAGGAGTCGCGGCGAGCGTCGTCGGCACGGCAGGTTACTTCACTCTGTCACGGTCACCCGGCCATCTGGTCCAGGCCGGCACGCCTGCTCGAACCGCCTCGGCGGAAACCGCAGTGCCGCCAGTCGTGCGTTCGGGTCCGAATGAATTGACGTTGTCGAGTCATGTGGCTGAAAAAATGGGACTGCAGACGACGCCGGCCGACATGGCGTCGCACGCGATTCGGTTACCGAGCTTTCAGGGAGTGCTGGCACTCGATCATGACCGTCTCTCGCGGGTACATGCCCGTTTTGGCGGGGAAGTGGTGAAGATTGGACATTCCACCGATGGTTCCGATCCGCCGCTGCGAGTGGGAGATCAGGTGCAGAAGGGGGATCTGCTTGCGGTCATCTGGAGTACCGATCTGGGAAACAAGAAGAGCGAGTTCGTCGACGCTCTAACCAAACTCAAGTCCGAAGAACAACTGCGTGATCGTCTGAAGCTGCTGCATGACGAAGGGGCAGGGCCAGGCCGCAGCTATCGCGATGCCGAGCGGGACGTGCAGACCAGGATGGTGGAAGTGGCGAACGTCGAACGGACGCTGCGCACCTGGCGACTGACTGACAGCGATATTGCGGACATTCGCGGAGAAGCCGAACGGCTGATGAAAACTGAAACGCTCTCGCATGACATGGAGGGCTGGGCTCGACTTGAAGTTCGCGCGCCGATGTCCGGCATCATCCTCGAAAAGAACATTGTCGTCGGCGACATCGTCGACGCCACGACTGACATGTTCAAGATCGGGCAGTTGTCGACGTTGGCGGTGTGGGCGCACGTGTATGAAGAAGATTTGCCGTTGCTGGAGTCATTGCCGCGACCGGTCAAATGGACGGTGACGCTGCCGTCGCGTCCCGGATCGGAATACCTGGGAACGCTCGACAAAGTGGGGTCGGTGATCGATTCCGCCCAGCACACGGCGCTGCTTACCGGGAGCGTCGAGAATCCGGACGGTGCATTGAAGGTCGGACAGTTTGTGACGGTGATGATGCAGTTGCCGCCGTCCGAAAATGAGCTCGAACTTCCGACGAAGGCCGTGGTTGAAGACGGTCGGCAGAGCGTGGTGTTCATTCAGGTCGGCGATACCGAAACCCGTTTTGAACGGCGGCCTGTGAATGTAATTCGACGTTTTCGAGATGAGATTTACGTCACCGCCGATCAGGCAGGGCTGCATCCCGGAGAGCGGATCGTCACATCCGGTGCGTTGATGCTGCAGAACGCAATGGACCAGTTGCCGCCGCCGGCCGTGTCCACGGCGAATACCTCGCTCGAAACAGAGCAGCACGAAGTTCTGAATTCGGAAAATCGTCATCCTGGTTAA
- a CDS encoding sigma-70 family RNA polymerase sigma factor, whose product MDQTSDEFVTLLTASQSTLYARILALLPDRVAAQDILQETNLTLWHKAEQFESGTNFLAWATRIARYHVLNYRRKMHRDRLIFDEQLFDDLCSKQADRGDDAVPYAEHLRECLQKLPQEHRDLLNRRYASGGSVTEIAASRGQTVGAVSQMLYRIRESLMNCVSQEMQEGQT is encoded by the coding sequence GTGGATCAGACTTCCGATGAGTTTGTCACTTTGCTGACAGCTTCGCAGTCCACGCTGTATGCGAGGATTCTGGCGTTGCTGCCGGATCGTGTTGCTGCGCAAGACATTCTGCAGGAAACCAATCTGACCCTCTGGCACAAGGCCGAGCAGTTTGAGTCTGGGACGAATTTTCTCGCCTGGGCGACTCGAATTGCCCGGTATCACGTCCTGAATTATCGCCGCAAAATGCACCGTGACCGACTCATTTTCGATGAGCAGCTCTTTGACGACCTGTGTTCAAAACAGGCCGATCGAGGGGATGACGCGGTTCCGTATGCGGAGCATTTGCGGGAATGTCTGCAGAAGCTGCCGCAGGAGCATCGCGACTTGTTGAATCGCCGGTACGCGTCAGGCGGTTCGGTCACGGAAATTGCCGCATCACGCGGTCAGACGGTCGGGGCGGTGTCGCAGATGCTGTATCGCATTCGCGAGTCTCTCATGAACTGTGTCTCGCAGGAGATGCAGGAGGGGCAGACATGA
- a CDS encoding FHA domain-containing protein has protein sequence MDDQFTSMLAYAAAAPGPLRLRIRMADGTEQQQEIAAPFAIIGRGAGSDVRLPEQTVSFRHAYLQAIGPRVACIDLLSVAGLNVSGPPFHGWLSPEHVLHIGSSQIQLVGEEWQGSDDLKSPLDFRPRDELRPEFGMLPQVDLELLNTQHQGMKWPINRVITLIGRDDRCRITVADERLSRVQCAMLLLPSGLWVIDLLGKGGVQMNGQACNCGLLSTGAELTIGQYRLTAHYQQVANMAAFTQQHGQSSGGEFLTRPNRIYQTEFYHDTVIVYPVGDAQGFFYQDVHVEASRVCDLVMQRGFNHVVIDFSRADQLSHMVVEGLMSMCRAVSGRSVMCGASETTYAALQTTPLIRLLDHYQSLQDALQAVYLTV, from the coding sequence ATGGATGACCAATTCACGTCGATGCTGGCATATGCGGCGGCCGCTCCCGGGCCGCTCCGGCTGCGCATTCGCATGGCCGATGGGACAGAGCAGCAGCAGGAGATTGCAGCACCGTTTGCCATCATCGGCCGCGGCGCCGGCAGTGATGTCCGGCTGCCGGAGCAGACTGTTTCGTTTCGGCATGCCTATCTGCAGGCGATCGGACCCCGCGTCGCCTGCATCGATCTGTTGAGCGTCGCCGGATTAAACGTGTCCGGCCCGCCGTTTCATGGCTGGCTTTCTCCCGAGCATGTTCTGCACATCGGCTCGAGCCAGATTCAGCTTGTCGGGGAGGAATGGCAAGGCAGTGACGACCTGAAATCTCCGCTCGATTTTCGTCCCCGTGATGAGTTGCGGCCTGAGTTTGGAATGCTGCCGCAGGTGGACCTCGAGTTGTTGAACACGCAGCATCAGGGGATGAAGTGGCCGATCAATCGCGTGATCACGCTGATCGGTCGCGACGACCGCTGTCGAATCACCGTCGCGGACGAACGTCTGTCGCGCGTGCAGTGTGCGATGCTGCTGCTCCCCTCCGGACTGTGGGTCATCGACCTGTTGGGAAAGGGGGGCGTGCAGATGAACGGCCAGGCGTGCAACTGCGGCCTGCTCTCGACCGGGGCGGAATTGACGATCGGGCAGTACCGACTCACCGCGCATTATCAGCAGGTCGCCAACATGGCGGCGTTCACTCAGCAGCATGGTCAGTCGAGCGGCGGCGAGTTTTTGACTCGACCGAACCGGATCTATCAGACCGAGTTTTATCACGACACGGTCATTGTTTACCCGGTCGGCGACGCGCAGGGGTTTTTCTACCAGGACGTCCATGTTGAGGCGAGCCGCGTCTGCGATCTGGTGATGCAGCGTGGCTTCAATCATGTGGTGATTGACTTCAGCCGGGCCGATCAGTTGTCGCACATGGTGGTCGAAGGCCTGATGTCGATGTGCCGCGCCGTGTCGGGCCGTTCGGTGATGTGCGGGGCCAGTGAAACCACCTATGCCGCGCTGCAGACGACGCCGCTCATTCGCCTGCTGGACCACTATCAATCGTTGCAGGACGCATTGCAGGCCGTGTACCTGACCGTCTAG
- a CDS encoding efflux RND transporter permease subunit: MIRKLLDWAVANPLLVMLATIGLTIGGAYAFTHVNIEAYPDPTPPIIDVVAQYPGASAGQVERQVTIPLEVALAGMPGLDTTRSQSLFGLAQIRNQFTYETDYWVARQEVLNRLASMKLPEGVEASISPASPIGEVLRFTLENPIDPATGKPVYTLNDLQAVEDFLVERELRRVPGVAGVSGIGGSVKRYEIQPDPDRLRHYGVTLKHLEDVLEQANANGSGDNLVQGEQTNVVRSLGLFGMGHDPQQLVLGIKDPVEAAKVLRAEEAKRCLELRQVVVSTINNIPVRVDQLVDGGPMLNADGTARVDDETLVAHGVVVGSKTRLGLASISTPATSPDGKPLLNAEGKPIWEDEEDVVQGIVLLYKGEKSLPALKGVLAKIDNLHESGKLLPGVRIVPYYDRTTLIDRTTVTVHENLLVGMALVTAILLMFLGNVRAAVIAAINIPLALLFAFGVLYARGKSANLLSIGAVDFGIIVDSTVIIVESIYRRLSHGEDAHLPLNQRIANAAGSVQRSLVFATGVMVCALLPLFTMTGPEGQIFGPMADTYAFALFGALMLSILVSPVLCMLFLRNVKAKPDSRFVRTIEGFYRTQLRGLLAVRWFVLTGFVVAVFFTGLVAAHMGREFMPELEEGGLLVRGTFPVNVSFDEVVGRAKQFRKLIQTFPEIRVIPTTVGRPNDGMDTGGYYLLQANLPLRAQDEWPVDPQRGRIRTKAELIDDISHCLGENFPGIPWDFSQIIRDNVLEALSGVKGENSIKIYGPDLDTLETTGMAVRDALNNVPGVANASVYRNQGQSNLEFPVDRQKCARWNVSAADVQAVIQSAVGGKAVTEMIEGEKTFDVTIRWPERLRADEQALLNIPVPVGNSTRPDMRLAMAETPFSGASVGLSPTGTVMDLPSATGSRFNAAPLSVEVPTRRLSDLVTPRNEKDEPDEHGSFVRPGASTIYREQGERFIAIKFEVRGRDLASGVADARTKVEPLIRAPYRAEWSGEFQQMEAAEQRLAHMFCLSMILIGIMLYLAFRSFLDAGVVLANVVAMGIGGVWALKFAGLYFNISAAVGFISILGVAVMNGLLMVSAYNGLRSKGVGLKESVLEGTGKLVRPILMTALAAMLGLLPAALSTAMGSECQKPLAVVVVGGMISTILCLNLVPVLYSFYGKRTPPAGAGEMGH; the protein is encoded by the coding sequence ATGATTCGTAAACTGCTCGACTGGGCGGTCGCCAATCCTTTGCTGGTGATGCTGGCGACAATCGGCCTGACGATTGGCGGGGCGTATGCATTCACGCATGTGAACATCGAAGCCTACCCCGACCCGACGCCTCCCATCATCGATGTCGTGGCGCAGTATCCGGGGGCCAGTGCAGGTCAGGTCGAACGGCAGGTCACGATCCCGCTGGAAGTGGCGTTGGCCGGGATGCCTGGGCTCGATACGACGCGGAGCCAGTCATTGTTCGGACTGGCGCAGATTCGCAATCAGTTTACCTATGAGACCGATTATTGGGTGGCTCGACAGGAAGTTTTGAACCGTCTGGCGAGCATGAAGCTGCCCGAGGGAGTCGAAGCGAGCATTTCGCCGGCGAGTCCGATCGGCGAGGTGCTGCGATTCACGCTTGAGAACCCGATTGATCCTGCCACTGGCAAACCTGTTTATACGCTGAACGATCTGCAGGCGGTTGAGGACTTTCTGGTCGAAAGGGAACTGCGGCGAGTGCCAGGCGTTGCCGGCGTGAGTGGGATTGGCGGCAGCGTCAAACGCTATGAGATTCAACCTGACCCCGATCGCCTGCGACACTACGGCGTCACGTTGAAGCATCTGGAAGACGTTCTCGAACAGGCGAACGCCAACGGCAGCGGCGATAACCTCGTGCAGGGGGAACAGACGAACGTCGTCCGCTCGCTCGGGTTGTTCGGCATGGGGCATGATCCCCAGCAGCTTGTTCTGGGAATCAAAGATCCGGTCGAAGCGGCAAAGGTTCTGCGAGCAGAAGAAGCGAAACGCTGCCTGGAGCTGCGTCAGGTGGTCGTTTCGACGATCAACAACATTCCGGTCCGAGTCGATCAACTGGTCGACGGCGGACCGATGCTCAACGCTGACGGCACTGCACGGGTGGATGATGAGACGCTGGTCGCGCACGGCGTGGTGGTCGGCTCAAAGACGCGGCTGGGGCTGGCTTCGATCAGTACGCCGGCCACGAGTCCAGACGGCAAGCCGCTGTTGAATGCCGAAGGAAAGCCGATCTGGGAAGATGAAGAAGACGTCGTGCAGGGGATTGTGCTGCTGTACAAGGGGGAGAAGTCACTTCCCGCTCTGAAGGGCGTGCTCGCGAAAATTGACAACCTGCACGAGTCCGGCAAGCTGCTGCCGGGCGTGAGGATTGTCCCTTATTACGACCGCACGACGCTGATCGACCGGACCACGGTGACCGTGCATGAGAACCTGTTGGTCGGCATGGCGCTTGTCACCGCGATTTTGCTGATGTTCCTGGGGAACGTGCGAGCGGCGGTGATTGCCGCGATCAACATTCCGCTGGCGCTGCTGTTTGCGTTTGGAGTGCTGTATGCGCGGGGCAAGTCAGCGAATCTGCTCTCGATTGGGGCGGTTGACTTCGGGATCATCGTCGATTCGACGGTCATCATCGTCGAGAGCATCTATCGCCGATTGTCGCATGGCGAAGACGCTCATTTGCCCTTGAACCAGCGGATTGCGAATGCGGCAGGCAGCGTGCAGCGGAGTCTGGTGTTTGCGACCGGGGTGATGGTGTGCGCGTTGCTGCCGTTGTTCACGATGACTGGACCTGAAGGGCAGATCTTCGGGCCGATGGCCGATACCTATGCGTTTGCACTCTTTGGCGCCCTGATGCTCTCGATTCTGGTGTCGCCGGTGCTGTGCATGCTGTTCTTGAGAAACGTCAAAGCGAAGCCGGACAGCCGCTTCGTCCGCACCATTGAAGGGTTCTATCGCACCCAACTGCGTGGGCTGCTAGCGGTGCGCTGGTTCGTTTTGACCGGCTTTGTCGTCGCGGTGTTTTTCACCGGACTGGTCGCGGCGCACATGGGTCGCGAGTTCATGCCGGAACTTGAAGAAGGAGGCCTTCTGGTTCGCGGCACATTTCCAGTGAACGTTTCGTTCGATGAAGTGGTCGGTCGGGCAAAACAATTTCGCAAGTTGATTCAAACCTTCCCCGAGATCCGCGTCATTCCCACCACGGTGGGGCGTCCCAACGATGGGATGGATACCGGCGGTTATTACCTGCTGCAGGCGAATCTCCCGTTGCGGGCACAGGATGAGTGGCCTGTCGACCCGCAGCGGGGACGCATCCGCACCAAGGCGGAGCTGATCGACGATATTTCGCACTGTCTGGGTGAAAACTTCCCCGGCATCCCCTGGGACTTCTCGCAGATCATTCGCGACAACGTGCTTGAAGCCTTGTCGGGAGTGAAGGGGGAGAACTCGATCAAGATCTACGGCCCCGACCTCGATACGCTCGAAACGACGGGCATGGCGGTTCGTGATGCCTTGAACAACGTGCCGGGTGTGGCGAATGCGAGCGTCTATCGCAATCAGGGGCAGTCGAATCTCGAATTTCCCGTCGATCGACAGAAGTGTGCGCGGTGGAACGTCTCCGCTGCTGACGTCCAGGCGGTGATTCAATCCGCGGTCGGCGGCAAAGCGGTCACGGAGATGATCGAAGGGGAAAAGACCTTCGACGTGACAATCCGTTGGCCGGAGCGGTTGCGAGCCGATGAACAGGCGTTATTAAACATTCCAGTGCCGGTGGGAAACAGCACCCGACCTGACATGCGGCTGGCGATGGCGGAGACGCCGTTCAGCGGAGCGTCCGTGGGGCTCTCTCCGACAGGCACGGTAATGGACCTGCCGAGTGCGACGGGGAGCCGATTCAACGCGGCTCCATTGTCGGTTGAAGTCCCGACGCGACGGCTGAGCGATCTGGTGACGCCGCGTAACGAAAAGGACGAACCTGATGAACACGGCTCATTTGTGCGACCGGGCGCTTCGACGATTTATCGGGAGCAGGGGGAACGCTTCATCGCGATCAAGTTTGAAGTCCGCGGTCGCGACCTGGCGAGCGGAGTCGCCGACGCGCGGACGAAAGTCGAACCGCTGATTCGCGCCCCGTATCGCGCGGAGTGGAGCGGCGAGTTTCAGCAGATGGAAGCAGCCGAACAACGGCTCGCACACATGTTCTGTTTGTCGATGATTCTGATCGGCATCATGCTCTACCTGGCGTTTCGCTCGTTTCTGGACGCTGGCGTCGTGCTGGCGAACGTCGTGGCGATGGGGATCGGAGGCGTGTGGGCACTGAAGTTCGCCGGACTCTATTTCAACATTTCGGCGGCGGTTGGATTCATTTCGATTCTCGGCGTCGCGGTAATGAACGGCCTGCTGATGGTCTCGGCCTACAACGGGCTGCGTTCCAAAGGGGTCGGACTGAAGGAGTCGGTATTGGAGGGCACCGGAAAACTGGTCCGCCCGATTCTGATGACCGCCCTCGCCGCCATGCTCGGCCTGCTGCCCGCTGCATTGTCGACGGCCATGGGCTCGGAATGCCAGAAGCCGCTGGCGGTGGTGGTGGTCGGCGGAATGATCTCGACGATCCTCTGTCTCAACTTGGTCCCGGTGCTGTACAGCTTCTACGGGAAACGCACGCCGCCAGCCGGAGCGGGGGAGATGGGGCATTGA
- a CDS encoding SulP family inorganic anion transporter yields MSEIEIAQASAGSRETPFLFRIVPALDSLRTYSWRIFGCDLIAGLTVAAVAVPQAMAYAQIAGIPPQYGLYTAIVMTAVGALFDSSKQLINGPTNAISIAVLSALLSFEGDDRISEAILLAMLVGLIQLGITLLRLGDLNRFISHGVIMGFTLGAATLLVLDQLKNLLGLTGQGTGEDHFLYRFALTLSHLPEANVYAIGIGLGTIVMSLSLSWINRRFQLRLPEFLLSLICMATCVALFQLDGAGVKVVGKIPASLPSFELPTFRWVWVRELSGSAASIAILGLLEAVAMAKAIAAQTRQKLDVNQQCLSEALANIAGSCFQCYPGSGSLTRSIVNKQAGAVTQWSGVISAVAVALTVVLLAPYAYYIPRAALAGILMISAYRLVGWKQLKYYTHATRSDAAIVLGTAISAVAISVEFCIMIGILLSFMLYVRRAAQVHMTELTLGEGKTIRERISTDTPCGKLRMFSLEGEMFFGSGPELEEHLNAIENLRHEGVRVVILRMKRLRSPDAVCLEIVEQFVERMRQHNVVVILCGVRPWMMRALERGQVLATIGRDHVFAFEETTTVWTSTLEAVRFAYSILEDDYCDHCPRKHAAEESEQWTYAI; encoded by the coding sequence ATGTCCGAAATCGAGATTGCTCAAGCCTCCGCAGGTTCGCGGGAAACGCCGTTTTTGTTTCGGATCGTGCCTGCGCTGGATTCGCTGCGGACGTATTCGTGGAGGATTTTTGGCTGCGATCTGATCGCGGGGCTGACGGTGGCCGCCGTGGCGGTGCCGCAGGCGATGGCTTACGCCCAGATTGCCGGGATTCCTCCTCAGTACGGGCTGTACACGGCGATTGTGATGACGGCGGTCGGAGCGCTGTTCGATTCGTCGAAGCAACTGATCAACGGGCCGACGAACGCGATTTCCATTGCGGTCCTGAGCGCGCTGTTGAGTTTTGAGGGAGACGACCGGATCAGCGAGGCGATTCTGCTGGCCATGCTGGTCGGTCTGATTCAGCTTGGGATCACGCTGCTGAGACTCGGCGATTTGAATCGCTTCATCTCGCATGGAGTGATTATGGGATTCACGCTGGGAGCGGCGACGCTGCTCGTGCTGGACCAGTTGAAGAACCTGCTAGGGCTGACAGGCCAGGGGACCGGCGAGGATCACTTTCTGTACCGGTTTGCATTGACGCTTTCGCATCTGCCTGAAGCGAATGTGTACGCAATTGGAATTGGTCTGGGGACGATCGTCATGTCCTTGAGCCTGAGCTGGATCAACCGCCGTTTTCAGCTGCGGCTGCCGGAATTTTTGCTGTCGCTGATCTGCATGGCGACGTGTGTGGCCCTGTTTCAGCTTGATGGGGCCGGCGTGAAGGTGGTGGGGAAGATCCCGGCGAGTCTGCCGAGTTTCGAACTTCCGACCTTCCGCTGGGTCTGGGTGCGGGAATTGTCCGGCAGTGCTGCTTCCATTGCGATTCTCGGACTGCTGGAAGCGGTCGCCATGGCGAAAGCAATTGCCGCGCAGACCCGTCAGAAGCTGGATGTCAATCAGCAGTGTCTCAGCGAAGCTCTGGCGAATATCGCCGGCAGTTGCTTTCAGTGTTATCCCGGCTCGGGATCGCTCACCCGCTCAATTGTGAACAAGCAGGCAGGGGCGGTGACTCAATGGTCGGGCGTGATTTCCGCGGTCGCGGTGGCGCTCACGGTCGTGCTGCTCGCGCCCTATGCGTATTACATTCCCCGTGCCGCACTGGCAGGGATTCTGATGATCTCCGCGTACCGACTCGTGGGATGGAAACAGTTGAAGTATTACACCCACGCGACCCGATCGGATGCAGCGATCGTACTGGGGACTGCAATCTCCGCTGTGGCGATCTCCGTGGAGTTCTGCATCATGATCGGCATCTTGCTGTCGTTCATGCTGTATGTCCGCAGGGCCGCACAGGTGCACATGACCGAGCTGACTCTCGGCGAGGGAAAAACGATCCGCGAACGCATTTCGACAGACACGCCGTGTGGAAAGCTGCGGATGTTCTCGTTGGAAGGGGAAATGTTCTTTGGGTCAGGTCCGGAGCTGGAAGAGCATTTGAATGCGATTGAAAACCTGCGGCATGAGGGAGTTCGCGTTGTCATCCTGCGCATGAAAAGACTGCGAAGTCCGGATGCAGTCTGCCTGGAAATCGTGGAGCAGTTTGTCGAACGGATGCGGCAGCATAATGTGGTCGTGATCTTGTGCGGCGTGCGTCCCTGGATGATGCGGGCACTGGAGCGCGGTCAGGTGCTGGCGACGATAGGGCGGGACCATGTCTTTGCGTTCGAGGAAACGACCACGGTCTGGACCAGCACGCTCGAAGCGGTGCGGTTCGCCTATTCCATTCTGGAAGACGACTATTGCGACCATTGCCCTCGAAAGCACGCGGCGGAAGAGTCGGAGCAGTGGACGTATGCGATTTGA
- a CDS encoding hydantoinase/oxoprolinase family protein, with protein MTAIGLDIGGANLKASDGTRAVSTPFPLWQNPNGLAAALEALLSSFSAGSPLAVTMTGELVDCFETKEEGVRHILSAVEKVADGRQVLVWQTGGEFVSIEDAIVLIPLVAAANWHALATWAGRMCPLGRALVFDIGSTTTDIIPIEDGLPAAQGLTDRERLATGELLYLGVRRTPLACLLGEVVVQGIRHGVARELFATTLDVHLLRGEIDEDPDCRDTANGRLATRSAATDRMARMICCDRDEVTAAEIQDLAACFFDRELELVVEALRQGWPVEPPVRVLVSGAGEFLARLALEGRGWTGGEVLSLGTLLGPELSRAACAVALSRLAAEHLSGQRLTFF; from the coding sequence ATGACTGCAATTGGACTCGATATCGGCGGGGCGAATCTGAAAGCGTCTGACGGCACTCGCGCAGTCTCGACGCCGTTTCCGTTGTGGCAGAATCCCAACGGGCTCGCGGCGGCGCTCGAGGCGTTGCTCTCCAGCTTTTCAGCCGGCTCGCCGCTCGCAGTCACGATGACCGGGGAACTGGTGGATTGCTTCGAGACCAAGGAGGAAGGGGTTCGGCACATCCTGTCGGCGGTCGAAAAGGTCGCCGACGGGCGACAGGTGCTGGTCTGGCAGACGGGCGGCGAGTTTGTTTCGATCGAAGATGCAATTGTGTTGATCCCGCTGGTGGCGGCGGCGAATTGGCATGCGCTCGCCACCTGGGCAGGCCGCATGTGTCCTCTGGGACGGGCGCTCGTATTTGATATCGGGTCGACTACGACTGACATCATCCCGATTGAAGATGGCCTGCCTGCCGCGCAAGGGCTCACTGACCGCGAACGACTGGCGACGGGAGAGCTGTTGTACCTGGGAGTCCGCCGTACTCCACTTGCGTGCTTGCTGGGAGAGGTGGTGGTACAGGGGATCCGGCACGGGGTGGCGCGGGAATTGTTCGCCACGACGCTCGACGTGCATCTGTTACGGGGCGAGATCGACGAAGATCCAGACTGTCGTGACACCGCCAACGGCCGACTGGCGACCCGATCAGCCGCGACCGACCGCATGGCGCGGATGATCTGTTGTGACCGTGACGAGGTGACGGCGGCGGAAATTCAGGATCTCGCGGCCTGTTTCTTTGATCGCGAACTGGAACTGGTGGTGGAGGCGCTGCGTCAGGGCTGGCCGGTGGAACCGCCCGTGCGAGTTCTGGTGTCGGGGGCGGGGGAATTTCTGGCCCGACTGGCGCTGGAAGGCAGAGGGTGGACGGGGGGTGAAGTGCTGTCGCTGGGGACGCTGCTGGGGCCGGAGCTTTCACGGGCCGCCTGCGCTGTGGCTTTATCACGATTGGCAGCAGAACATCTGTCGGGCCAGCGGCTTACGTTCTTCTAA